Proteins found in one Eretmochelys imbricata isolate rEreImb1 chromosome 9, rEreImb1.hap1, whole genome shotgun sequence genomic segment:
- the ERCC6L gene encoding DNA excision repair protein ERCC-6-like produces the protein MIYGEMHNKLFEYQREGVAFLYSLYRDGRRGGILADDMGLGKTIQIIALLSGMFDAELIQFVLLVMPTTLVSNWMREFTKWTPGLRVKDFHGTSKTERNRKLERIQRKNGIVITTYQMLINNWQQLSSLSGREFVWDYIILDEAHKIKSPSAKTTKSVYAIPAKNRILLTGTPVQNNLREMWSLFDFACQGSLLGTAKTFKMEYENPITRAREKDATPGEKALGLKISENLMTIIKPYFLRRTKEDIQKKYNSDKVKTHLPEDQSKNIAPVMPSLTRKNDFIVWVYLAPVQEEIYRNFLSLDHVKEVLMTTRSPLAELNVLKKLCDHPRLLSARACSQLGLEGGGYPEQDDENEGGAFSGTNKIDHLSDEILIQESGKLMFLMGLLERLQEEGHRTLVFSQSRKMLDILERILTHRHFRTMRIDGTVTHLVERERRIGVFQSNKDYSVFLLTTQVGGVGITLTAASRVVIFDPSWNPATDAQAVDRAYRIGQKENVVIYRLITCGTVEEKIYRRQVFKDSLIRQTTGDKKNPFRYFTKQELRELFTLGDTRTSATQIQLQSLHATQRKTDLELDEHIAYLHSLEMFGISDHDLMYTREIAQEEQAENEDAHQYIQQRVQKAQELVQLESQLKDQLMGRIKSDTEGAWLRPTVSSSQPKNKSPEFNTNHFISPPVLVEPANDEAVDLTEDEDVANVSARMTSLLIVDSEEEKSAQDVSNMDVNELHTSSKVLKQSNIHEPEQKLDPNFIPYSLGVYSFVNKESHSPESRRHSHRSQSINDVQITSSLFSQPSFNGSVFADDPKRYRNAEMSLQTHDPYDPEDDGNENPELASPGASKSLLNVMSEFPSGLQKSHVSEASLEATSVASSQYQADFNLVLEDSEDGQQDISKREKLLEYTENTGFHLQVGNHGSSAMTSWVREDDNFGNSCNVAMDNLNDSIPVSEALMESGDDMPIGKKKRARRIVSDSEDEDNSVMILDENPPEKMSSPLNSPLCPSLVGISSSTPKCDKSIVNPIFSPRGNKSTASRRSLIIAVLDEVEDIEETIGALSQTEDSDEVQEELVVEEAEEHSVEPEEEPIGETLDTEGTTSYLDDTESVISEADIEEEPQEESTGDPELLSGEQMDCFSKESAGQKDNPTIVDSLHAPDNYDALIECGKKLKDNGKLQDALNCFLQALDIKNGDPEVMLITLNLYKQLSQR, from the coding sequence ATGATCTATGGAGAGATGCACAACAAACTCTTTGAGTATCAGAGAGAAGGCGTGGCCTTCCTATACAGTCTCTACCGTGATGGAAGGCGAGGAGGTATATTGGCAGATGACATGGGTTTGGGAAAGACTATCCAGATCATTGCACTCCTTTCTGGGATGTTTGATGCTGAACTCATACAGTTTGTACTGCTAGTCATGCCAACCACCCTTGTTAGCAACTGGATGAGAGAGTTTACTAAGTGGACTCCAGGACTGAGGGTGAAAGACTTTCATGGCACCAGCAAGACTGAGCGTAACAGAAAACTAGAGAGAATCCAAAGAAAGAATGGCATAGTGATCACAACATATCAAATGCTGATCAATAACTGGCAACAGCTTTCTAGCCTTAGTGGACGAGAATTTGTCTGGGACTATATTATTCTTGATGAAGCCCATAAAATTAAGTCCCCATCTGCTAAAACCACTAAATCTGTATATGCTATTCCTGCAAAAAATCGCATCCTCCTCACAGGGACACCAGTCCAAAATAATCTGCGTGAGATGTGGTCCTTGTTTGACTTTGCATGTCAGGGGTCCCTCCTAGGAACAGCGAAGACCTTTAAAATGGAATATGAGAATCCTATTACAAGGGCAAGGGAGAAAGATGCGACTCCAGGAGAGAAAGCACTTGGACTTAAGATCTCTGAAAATCTAATGACCATTATAAAGCCATACTTTCTCCGAAGAACTAAAGAAGACATACAAAAGAAGTACAATTCTGACAAAGTTAAAACCCATCTTCCTGAAGATCAGAGTAAGAACATTGCTCCTGTAATGCCCTCTCTTACCAGGAAAAATGACTTCATTGTGTGGGTGTATTTAGCACCAGTTCAAGAAGAAATATACAGGAACTTTCTCTCTTTGGATCATGTGAAGGAGGTGTTAATGACAACACGGTCGCCTTTGGCTGAGCTGAATGTCTTAAAGAAACTATGTGATCACCCCAGGTTGTTGTCAGCACGAGCATGTAGCCAGCTTGGCTTGGAAGGAGGTGGTTACCCTGAGCAGGATGATGAGAATGAAGGGGGTGCATTTTCAGGAACTAACAAAATTGATCATCTCTCTGATGAGATTCTGATTCAAGAGTCTGGAAAATTGATGTTCCTCATGGGACTTCTAGAAAGGCTGCAAGAGGAGGGGCATAGAACTTTGGTATTTTCTCAATCAAGAAAAATGCTGGATATCTTGGAGCGCATTTTAACTCACAGACATTTTAGGACCATGCGTATTGATGGAACAGTGACACACTTAGTGGAACGAGAAAGGAGGATTGGTGTGTTTCAGAGTAATAAGGATTACTCTGTCTTCTTGCTTACTACGCAAGTAGGTGGTGTTGGCATAACCTTAACGGCAGCTAGCAGAGTGGTGATCTTTGATCCCAGCTGGAATCCAGCTACTGATGCCCAAGCTGTGGACAGAGCTTATAGGATTGGACAAAAAGAAAATGTAGTAATTTATAGGCTGATTACCTGTGGTACAgtagaagaaaaaatatataggCGACAAGTCTTCAAGGATTCATTAATAAGACAAACTACTGGTGACAAAAAGAACCCATTTAGGTATTTCACTAAACAGGAATTAAGGGAGCTCTTTACGTTGGGAGACACTCGAACCTCTGCAACGCAGATTCAGCTGCAGTCCTTGCATGCCACCCAAAGAAAGACTGACTTAGAGCTGGATGAACATATTGCTTATCTGCACTCGCTGGAAATGTTTGGCATTTCGGATCATGACTTAATGTATACACGAGAAATAGCTCAAGAAGAACAGGCTGAAAATGAAGACGCTCATCAGTATATTCAACAAAGGGTACAGAAGGCCCAAGAGCTGGTCCAGTTAGAATCTCAGCTCAAAGACCAATTGATGGGGAGAATCAAAAGTGATACTGAGGGAGCATGGCTGAGACCAACAGTATCGTCTTCACAACCAAAAAATAAATCACCAGAGTTTAACACAAATCACTTTATTTCACCACCTGTATTAGTTGAACCTGCAAATGATGAAGCTGTTGATCTTACAGAGGATGAAGATGTTGCTAATGTCAGTGCTAGAATGACAAGTTTGCTTATTGTGGATTCAGAGGAAGAGAAGTCTGCACAGGATGTGTCTAATATGGATGTTAATGAATTGCATACTAGCAGTAAGGTATTGAAACAATCCAATATACATGAACCTGAACAAAAACTTGATCCAAATTTTATACCTTATTCCCTTGGAGTTTACTCATTTGTTAACAAAGAGAGTCATAGTCCTGAATCAAGAAGACACTCTCATCGCTCACAAAGCATAAACGATGTCCAAATTACCTCTTCGCTCTTTTCACAGCCTTCGTTTAATGGATCTGTCTTTGCCGATGATCCTAAAAGATACAGAAATGCAGAAATGTCACTTCAAACTCATGATCCTTATGACCCAGAAGATGATGGGAATGAAAATCCTGAGCTAGCTTCTCCAGGAGCATCCAAAAGTCTATTGAATGTCATGTCAGAATTCCCTAGTGGACTCCAGAAGTCTCATGTGAGTGAAGCCAGTTTGGAGGCTACATCTGTCGCATCTTCTCAGTATCAGGCTGACTTCAATCTTGTTTTGGAAGACTCTGAAGATGGACAGCAAGACATCTCAAAAAGGGAAAAATTACTGGAGTACACAGAAAACACAGGCTTTCATCTCCAAGTAGGAAACCATGGTAGTTCTGCAATGACTTCTTGGGTAAGAGAAGATGACAACTTTGGGAATTCCTGTAACGTAGCCATGGATAACCTAAATGACTCTATACCAGTGAGTGAAGCCTTGATGGAAAGTGGTGATGACATGCCTATTGGCAAAAAGAAGCGGGCGAGAAGAATTGTTTCTGATAGTGAAGATGAAGATAATTCAGTCATGATTTTGGATGAAAATCCGCCTGAAAAAATGTCCTCTCCCTTAAACAGCCCTCTATGTCCATCTCTGGTGGGGATTAGTTCATCTACTCCTAAATGTGATAAATCTATAGTAAAccccattttttccccaagaggAAACAAGTCTACAGCTTCTAGAAGATCTCTTATTATTGCAGTGTTGGACGAGGTTGAGGATATTGAAGAAACCATAGGAGCTCTCAGCCAAACAGAGGATAGTGATGAGGTACAAGAAGAACTTGTGGTAGAAGAAGCTGAAGAGCATAGTGTGGAGCCTGAGGAAGAACCTATTGGAGAAACACTTGATACAGAAGGTACAACCAGTTATTTAGATGATACAGAATCTGTCATATCTGAGGCAGATATTGAGGAAGAGCCTCAAGAGGAATCGACTGGTGATCCTGAGCTGCTATCTGGTGAGCAAATGGACTGCTTTTCAAAGGAGAGTGCAGGCCAGAAAGATAATCCGACTATTGTAGATTCTCTTCATGCACCAGATAATTATGATGCCCTGATAGAGTGTGGGAAGAAACTGAAAGACAATGGAAAACTACAAGATGCATTGAACTGTTTCCTGCAAGCTCTTGACATAAAAAATGGAGATCCTGAAGTTATGCTTATAACTTTAAATTTGTATAAACAACTATCGCAGAGGTGA